One region of Anaeromyxobacter paludicola genomic DNA includes:
- a CDS encoding PocR ligand-binding domain-containing protein produces MRFSDLVDTAAMQRLCDGFSAITHTTTVLMDLDGTWLAASRSRHLCAGFHRMAPPTAARCRESDAHLARRLDGGEPYAIHTCQNGLVDVAVPIVVGGRRLANFYAGQFFLEPPDRAAFAAQARAFGFDVDAYLAALDEVPIIPRERVPAIMSFFADLARFAGEMGLARRSEQEASRSMAASEALLRTLTDASPDAVFLKDRDGRWLFANPAALALLGRRPDEVLGRTDFEIFGPAEAVAIQALDREVMERGEPRVVEEELRTPRGPRVFLTHKGPYRDLEGVVAGVVGNATDITERQRLEEQLRQAQRLESIGRLAGGVAHDFNNLLTVILGCTEAMRADARAGRPMLEEDLDQIQQAGDRARDLTRQLLAFARKQVIAPVCMDLNAAVTGAERLLARVLGEDIQLTVATADQPAPARCDPGQLEQVIMNLAVNARDAMPRGGSLTLETASDVRLPEDLARPGDPAHAWVRLRVSDTGCGMPPDVKSRLFEPFFTTKGRGQGTGLGLATVHGIVSQGGGRIRVESEPGRGSRFEIYLPRAEEPLGEAASPPEAGASRGTESLLLIEDDSQVRAVTARVLRSAGYEVTVAANAAEARAAFQQSERLDLVVSDVVMPGIDGKALVEELRGTRPGLRALFLSGYAEDVIAHRGVLEPGVEFLAKPFTAAALTARVRSLLDRDRA; encoded by the coding sequence ATGCGGTTCTCGGACCTCGTCGACACGGCCGCGATGCAGCGGCTCTGCGACGGATTCTCGGCCATCACCCACACCACCACCGTCCTGATGGACCTCGACGGCACGTGGCTCGCGGCGAGCCGCTCGCGCCACCTCTGCGCGGGCTTCCACCGGATGGCGCCGCCGACGGCCGCACGGTGCAGGGAGAGCGACGCCCATCTCGCGCGACGCCTCGACGGAGGAGAGCCCTACGCGATCCACACCTGCCAGAACGGCCTCGTGGACGTCGCCGTGCCGATCGTGGTCGGCGGGAGGCGCCTCGCCAACTTCTACGCGGGCCAGTTCTTCCTCGAGCCTCCGGATCGCGCCGCCTTCGCCGCGCAGGCGCGCGCCTTCGGCTTCGACGTGGACGCCTACCTCGCGGCGCTCGACGAGGTGCCGATCATCCCGCGCGAGCGGGTCCCCGCCATCATGTCGTTCTTCGCCGACCTGGCGCGCTTCGCCGGGGAGATGGGGCTCGCCCGGCGGAGCGAGCAGGAGGCCAGCCGCTCCATGGCCGCCTCCGAGGCGCTGCTGCGGACCCTGACCGACGCGAGCCCGGACGCCGTGTTCCTCAAGGACCGCGACGGGCGCTGGCTCTTCGCCAACCCGGCGGCCCTGGCGCTGCTCGGCCGGAGGCCGGACGAGGTGCTGGGGCGCACCGACTTCGAGATCTTCGGGCCCGCGGAGGCCGTCGCGATCCAGGCGCTCGACCGCGAGGTGATGGAGCGGGGCGAGCCGCGCGTGGTGGAGGAGGAGCTGCGGACGCCCCGCGGGCCCCGCGTCTTCCTCACGCACAAGGGGCCCTACCGCGACCTCGAGGGGGTGGTGGCTGGCGTGGTGGGCAACGCGACCGACATCACCGAGCGCCAGCGGCTCGAGGAGCAGCTCCGGCAGGCCCAGCGGCTCGAGAGCATCGGGCGGCTCGCGGGTGGCGTCGCGCACGACTTCAACAACCTCCTCACCGTGATCCTCGGCTGCACCGAGGCGATGCGCGCCGACGCCCGGGCCGGCCGCCCCATGCTCGAGGAGGACCTGGACCAGATCCAGCAGGCCGGGGACCGCGCCCGCGACCTGACGCGCCAGCTCCTCGCCTTCGCGCGCAAGCAGGTCATCGCGCCGGTCTGCATGGACCTCAACGCCGCCGTCACGGGGGCCGAGCGGCTCCTGGCCCGGGTCCTGGGAGAGGACATCCAGCTCACCGTCGCGACGGCGGACCAGCCGGCGCCGGCGCGCTGCGACCCGGGGCAGCTCGAGCAGGTGATCATGAACCTCGCCGTGAACGCCCGCGACGCCATGCCGCGCGGCGGCAGCCTGACGCTCGAGACCGCGAGCGACGTGCGGCTGCCGGAGGACCTGGCCCGCCCCGGCGATCCGGCGCACGCGTGGGTGCGGCTGCGCGTCAGCGACACCGGCTGCGGCATGCCCCCGGACGTGAAGAGCCGGCTCTTCGAGCCCTTCTTCACCACCAAGGGGCGGGGCCAGGGCACCGGGCTGGGGCTCGCCACCGTCCACGGCATCGTCAGTCAAGGCGGCGGCCGGATCCGGGTGGAGAGCGAGCCCGGGCGAGGGTCGCGGTTCGAGATCTACCTGCCCCGCGCGGAGGAGCCGCTCGGGGAGGCCGCGTCGCCGCCGGAGGCGGGCGCGTCTCGCGGGACCGAGTCGCTGCTCCTCATCGAGGACGACTCGCAGGTGAGGGCGGTCACGGCCCGCGTGCTGCGCAGCGCCGGCTACGAGGTGACGGTCGCCGCGAACGCCGCCGAGGCCCGGGCGGCGTTCCAGCAATCGGAGCGGCTGGACCTGGTGGTGAGCGACGTGGTCATGCCGGGGATCGACGGGAAGGCGCTCGTGGAGGAGCTGCGCGGGACGCGGCCCGGCCTGCGGGCGCTCTTCCTGTCGGGGTACGCCGAGGACGTCATCGCCCACCGCGGCGTGCTCGAGCCCGGCGTCGAGTTCCTCGCGAAGCCCTTCACCGCCGCGGCGCTGACGGCGCGCGTGCGCAGCCTGCTCGATCGCGACCGCGCGTAG
- a CDS encoding DUF1349 domain-containing protein, which yields MGALVALLLAAPSARGETTWYLSGTPALDGLGMPYLAGSLLQLAPPTGQSPRMLELIDYLYADPAPLGTFQGPPAADERSIAPGAVASLWLSGTVCPSSLHVELLDYDPNGAYGQNPALVGSIDLANPTRAAAPLQGLLNNAAYVLRPGHSLQVSLSAHDALAYADDGTVLSPPLDCGIGYDATAGGFSRVTTAETSLCAPGQLSVPAGQGVLAGSTATPASLVAGGGSGVVGRFGLAQSDGFAAVDSSKWTRTDLGNGAGSAPTASGGVLTLGSTRGSSVAGYVSRDSLNFLSQPVAFTGDFTVDVKVEGFSPDASRSATAAIMVRQALDPKTGTSAMAAVALTRGGLEEGGSGSTSFVARATAAAYSSQQLGPATTRPPRWLRLSRSGGSLTGWVSGDGETWAQIGVAKTVALTGTFYVGIVASNAYDYDSPRPDMTASFSQFVVTQPELMPATFGAGAQSTAGWAPGTYWLLAKATDAACGNTVLPAMGPLRVTAHATTLGDFATAESPNVPQACPSAGSGTAREIDRFTLAAAQGDTVTALKVAIGGNPAAIQTLSVTSDDGATVYGQVSPSGATPTVTLSTPIAVPATPTQYRLSIVPASYGALPPGEYPVSARVIAVASDNTILGQDAGSATVTVDRQPPSPPTGWTAVADGLPNEVALAWTRPAADFAQAVVLRSAGGAPVQATALQDGASYQQGASYGADVAAYVGAGQTYADQAQGGVAFRYLAFFGDACHNYSAGVPAGPVTPALPAIRTTVGALSATAGFCAQVNLSAAFSGDGDLDNAATFGRGTSPLGPFTPVTCAPAAARGLTAWTCVDGSPVSGGIWYYQATFTDPDGIAGATSAVAGPVGVAPCAEGQGALTVTALGPTPDGTAAPGAVNVTAGKVRLSVANGSVSVTSLAVSNGAAAPAAPGEILSIGLHEDLGATPGTWDAGDSRVASGTYDSARKAWVLSGFSVAAGDHDYVLTIAVAQAADPTTGEQFRATFGTGDVGLVAGARLLGSATVTGGTVTVAGTLTGAVPGDATPQSLVPMVSILSPGNGTAVSGDGSGRIRVQVQVYDPSGGGLSSVKLSRDAGASGTFTDALALKPAYAAVVGPNAALYQADLAFSPGSFVLQAQAVSASGKTGYSSPAVISVNARRAGDGNLLGRANSSQLCVDCHNVKTHSSQSTADPATGLSKYGAWSTTCRDCHTPHNTHNAQLLRETIVPPAYAGYVPAKKVIFQDRKSGDSGTSSAAVSFVTSNPALVSARTTGPCQACHTRTSSPAGVARWRGTGNQDAGHYAGDDATACTGCHSHRTGFRGREAQGGEACATCHGAKLAGMQAGARASAHVLGAQGASDAAQDDGASWGNPLAANAPAARSCVNMCHPDHVHNDPSAWPAAVHASNLHRSPKTAASRALTRDTNPSSATYGQATAATGAGVLRADHVPGQAQGCIACHQNPVDASRPYVDPARYDASAHNTTAAGGVAWEYVMHDDAPGASPAVSSRLQRNCTKCHAGRQREGQTPSWRVQGDGPVQGPHWSDDPALLAGALAPAGDSTRNVCYNCHGGGGSAGKDYSWKNVAQPMASAGGSRHPADAVAPGQHDAVLEAAAGYGTRLGGAPRHAGCTDCHDPHQAQAGLHAAGSSGAGGALRGAMGASLGALPAWTAPADASYWTAKRLEPGADPEASLCFRCHSAYYWGSGPAPTSPGLGAPYTDQAREFNPSNVSFHPVLSDCSRNVARIDPRGLSERWNRTANTNRMTCTDCHADASGAAGPHGGTTKFMLKGPNTNWNANTSWRVNRGQTGAQGIFCFNCHDPNFTYTRFRDSTRNLHTELIPIFTVNGVTYEGTGKHANIKCQTCHSPIPHGSPRRAFLAALYGPGSGAGGVAPPAAPEWDGQPTPYDAGSTLYLRSYPLPNSLWQGLNCGCTGAPDYWHSLVPYSGP from the coding sequence GTGGGCGCGCTGGTCGCGCTCCTGCTGGCCGCGCCCTCGGCGCGGGGCGAGACCACCTGGTACCTCTCCGGCACCCCGGCCCTCGACGGGCTCGGCATGCCGTACCTCGCCGGCAGCCTGCTGCAGCTCGCGCCGCCCACGGGCCAGAGCCCGCGGATGCTGGAGCTCATCGATTACCTGTACGCCGACCCGGCGCCGCTCGGCACGTTCCAGGGCCCGCCCGCCGCCGACGAGCGCTCGATCGCCCCGGGCGCCGTCGCCTCGCTCTGGCTCTCCGGGACGGTCTGCCCCTCGAGCCTCCACGTCGAGCTGCTGGACTACGATCCGAACGGCGCGTACGGCCAGAACCCGGCGCTGGTCGGGAGCATCGACCTGGCCAACCCGACGCGCGCGGCGGCGCCGCTGCAGGGCCTGCTGAACAACGCGGCGTACGTTCTCCGCCCGGGACACTCGCTCCAGGTCTCGCTCTCGGCGCACGACGCGCTCGCCTACGCCGACGACGGCACGGTGCTCTCGCCGCCGCTCGACTGCGGCATCGGCTACGACGCGACGGCGGGCGGCTTCAGCCGGGTGACGACGGCCGAGACCAGCCTCTGCGCGCCCGGCCAGCTCTCGGTCCCGGCGGGGCAGGGCGTCCTCGCCGGCTCGACGGCGACGCCCGCGAGCCTCGTCGCGGGCGGAGGCAGCGGCGTCGTCGGGCGCTTCGGCCTCGCCCAGAGCGACGGCTTCGCCGCCGTCGACTCCTCCAAGTGGACGCGCACCGACCTCGGCAACGGCGCCGGGAGCGCGCCGACGGCGAGCGGCGGCGTGCTCACGCTCGGCAGCACGCGCGGCTCGTCGGTGGCCGGCTACGTCAGCCGGGACTCGCTCAACTTCCTCTCCCAGCCGGTGGCCTTCACCGGCGACTTCACGGTGGACGTGAAGGTGGAGGGGTTCAGCCCGGACGCGAGCCGGTCCGCCACCGCCGCGATCATGGTCCGGCAGGCGCTCGATCCGAAGACCGGGACCTCGGCGATGGCGGCGGTCGCGCTCACCCGCGGCGGCCTCGAGGAGGGGGGCTCCGGCTCGACCAGCTTCGTCGCCCGCGCCACCGCGGCGGCCTACAGCTCCCAGCAGCTCGGGCCGGCCACGACCCGGCCTCCGCGCTGGCTCCGCCTCAGCAGGAGCGGCGGCAGCCTGACGGGCTGGGTCTCGGGGGACGGCGAGACCTGGGCCCAGATCGGCGTGGCGAAGACCGTGGCCCTGACCGGCACCTTCTACGTGGGGATCGTCGCCAGCAACGCCTACGACTACGACTCGCCGCGGCCCGACATGACGGCGAGCTTCTCGCAGTTCGTGGTGACCCAGCCCGAGCTCATGCCGGCGACCTTCGGCGCCGGCGCGCAGTCCACCGCCGGCTGGGCGCCGGGGACCTACTGGCTCCTCGCGAAGGCCACCGACGCGGCCTGCGGGAACACCGTGCTCCCGGCGATGGGCCCGCTCCGCGTGACCGCCCACGCCACCACCCTGGGCGACTTCGCCACCGCCGAGTCGCCGAACGTCCCGCAGGCGTGCCCGTCCGCCGGCAGCGGCACGGCCCGGGAGATCGACCGGTTCACCCTGGCGGCCGCCCAGGGCGACACGGTCACCGCCCTGAAGGTCGCGATCGGCGGCAACCCGGCGGCCATCCAGACCCTCTCCGTCACCAGCGACGACGGGGCCACCGTGTACGGCCAGGTCAGCCCGAGCGGCGCGACGCCGACCGTGACCCTGTCCACGCCGATCGCCGTCCCGGCCACGCCGACGCAGTACCGGCTCTCGATCGTCCCCGCCAGCTACGGCGCGCTCCCGCCCGGCGAGTACCCGGTCAGCGCCCGGGTGATCGCCGTCGCGAGCGACAACACCATCCTCGGCCAGGACGCCGGCAGCGCCACCGTCACGGTGGATCGCCAGCCCCCGTCGCCGCCCACGGGCTGGACGGCGGTGGCCGACGGGCTGCCCAACGAGGTCGCCCTGGCCTGGACCCGGCCCGCGGCGGACTTCGCGCAGGCCGTCGTCCTGCGCAGCGCCGGCGGGGCCCCGGTCCAGGCCACCGCGCTCCAGGACGGCGCCTCGTACCAGCAGGGCGCGAGCTACGGCGCGGACGTGGCGGCCTACGTCGGCGCGGGACAGACGTACGCGGACCAGGCGCAGGGCGGCGTCGCCTTCCGGTACCTCGCCTTCTTCGGCGACGCCTGCCACAACTACTCGGCGGGGGTGCCGGCCGGGCCGGTGACGCCGGCCCTGCCCGCGATCCGGACCACCGTGGGCGCGCTGTCGGCGACGGCCGGCTTCTGCGCGCAGGTGAACCTCTCCGCGGCCTTCAGCGGCGACGGCGACCTCGACAACGCCGCGACCTTCGGCAGGGGGACCTCGCCCCTCGGGCCGTTCACGCCGGTGACCTGCGCGCCGGCCGCCGCGCGCGGGCTGACCGCCTGGACCTGCGTGGACGGCAGCCCGGTCTCGGGGGGCATCTGGTACTACCAGGCGACCTTCACCGATCCCGACGGGATCGCGGGCGCGACCAGCGCCGTCGCGGGCCCGGTCGGTGTGGCGCCCTGCGCGGAAGGGCAGGGGGCGCTCACCGTCACCGCGCTCGGGCCGACGCCCGACGGGACGGCCGCGCCGGGCGCGGTGAACGTCACGGCCGGCAAGGTCCGGCTGTCGGTGGCGAACGGCTCCGTGAGCGTCACCTCCCTGGCCGTCTCCAACGGCGCCGCCGCCCCGGCCGCGCCGGGAGAGATCCTGTCGATCGGCCTCCACGAGGATCTGGGCGCGACGCCGGGCACCTGGGACGCCGGGGACTCGCGGGTGGCCTCCGGCACCTACGACTCCGCCCGGAAGGCCTGGGTCCTCTCCGGCTTCAGCGTGGCGGCGGGCGACCACGACTACGTCCTGACGATCGCCGTCGCGCAGGCCGCCGACCCCACCACCGGCGAGCAGTTCCGCGCCACCTTCGGCACCGGTGACGTCGGCCTCGTCGCGGGCGCCCGCCTCCTTGGCTCGGCGACGGTGACGGGCGGGACCGTGACCGTCGCCGGGACCTTGACCGGGGCCGTCCCCGGCGACGCGACGCCGCAGAGCCTCGTCCCCATGGTGTCGATCCTCTCCCCCGGCAACGGCACCGCGGTGAGCGGCGACGGGAGCGGCCGGATCCGGGTGCAGGTGCAGGTCTACGATCCGAGCGGCGGCGGGCTCTCGAGCGTGAAGCTCTCCCGCGACGCCGGCGCGAGCGGCACGTTCACCGACGCGCTCGCGCTCAAGCCCGCCTACGCCGCGGTGGTGGGCCCGAACGCCGCGCTCTACCAGGCGGACCTGGCGTTCTCGCCGGGATCCTTCGTGCTGCAGGCGCAGGCGGTGAGCGCGAGCGGCAAGACCGGTTACTCGTCGCCCGCCGTGATCTCGGTGAACGCCAGGCGCGCCGGGGACGGCAACCTCCTCGGGCGGGCGAACTCGAGCCAGCTCTGCGTGGACTGTCACAACGTCAAGACCCACTCGAGCCAGAGCACCGCCGACCCGGCGACCGGCCTCTCCAAGTACGGCGCCTGGTCCACCACCTGCCGCGACTGCCACACGCCGCACAACACCCACAACGCGCAGCTCCTCCGCGAGACCATCGTGCCGCCGGCCTACGCGGGCTACGTCCCGGCCAAGAAGGTGATCTTCCAGGATCGGAAGTCCGGCGACTCCGGGACCTCGTCCGCGGCGGTCTCGTTCGTGACGAGCAACCCGGCCCTGGTCTCCGCCCGCACCACCGGCCCGTGCCAGGCCTGCCACACCCGGACGTCGAGCCCGGCGGGCGTGGCGCGGTGGCGCGGCACCGGCAACCAGGACGCGGGCCACTACGCCGGCGACGACGCCACCGCCTGCACCGGCTGCCACTCGCACCGGACCGGCTTCCGGGGCCGGGAGGCCCAGGGCGGCGAGGCCTGCGCGACCTGCCACGGCGCCAAGCTCGCCGGCATGCAGGCCGGGGCGCGCGCCTCGGCGCACGTCCTCGGGGCGCAGGGCGCGAGCGACGCGGCGCAGGACGACGGCGCCTCCTGGGGCAATCCCCTCGCGGCCAACGCGCCGGCCGCGCGCTCCTGCGTCAACATGTGCCACCCGGACCACGTGCACAACGATCCCTCGGCCTGGCCGGCGGCGGTCCACGCCAGCAACCTCCACCGGTCGCCGAAGACGGCGGCCTCGCGGGCGCTCACCCGCGACACCAACCCGTCGAGCGCCACCTACGGGCAGGCCACCGCCGCGACCGGCGCCGGGGTGCTGCGCGCCGACCACGTCCCGGGCCAGGCGCAGGGCTGCATCGCCTGCCACCAGAACCCGGTGGACGCGAGCCGGCCGTACGTGGACCCGGCGAGGTACGACGCCTCGGCGCACAACACGACCGCCGCGGGCGGCGTGGCCTGGGAGTACGTGATGCACGACGACGCTCCCGGCGCGAGCCCGGCCGTGAGCTCGCGGTTGCAGCGCAACTGCACCAAGTGCCACGCCGGCCGCCAGCGCGAGGGGCAGACCCCGAGCTGGCGCGTGCAGGGCGATGGTCCGGTGCAGGGGCCGCACTGGTCGGACGACCCGGCGCTGCTGGCGGGGGCGCTGGCGCCGGCCGGCGATTCCACGCGGAACGTCTGCTACAACTGCCACGGCGGCGGCGGCAGCGCCGGCAAGGACTACTCCTGGAAGAACGTGGCGCAGCCGATGGCCAGCGCGGGCGGCTCCCGGCATCCGGCGGACGCGGTGGCGCCGGGGCAGCACGACGCCGTGCTCGAGGCGGCCGCGGGGTACGGGACGCGGCTCGGGGGCGCCCCGCGCCACGCCGGCTGCACCGACTGCCACGACCCGCACCAGGCCCAGGCCGGCCTCCACGCCGCCGGGAGCAGCGGCGCGGGCGGGGCGCTGCGCGGGGCGATGGGCGCCTCGCTCGGCGCGCTCCCGGCCTGGACCGCGCCCGCGGACGCCTCCTACTGGACGGCGAAGCGGCTCGAGCCGGGGGCCGATCCGGAGGCGTCGCTCTGCTTCCGCTGCCACTCCGCCTACTACTGGGGCAGCGGCCCCGCGCCGACCTCTCCCGGGCTGGGCGCGCCGTACACGGACCAGGCGCGCGAGTTCAACCCCAGCAACGTCTCCTTCCACCCGGTGCTGTCCGACTGCTCGCGGAACGTGGCCCGGATCGATCCGCGCGGGCTGAGCGAGCGCTGGAACCGCACCGCCAACACCAACCGGATGACCTGCACCGACTGCCACGCCGACGCCAGCGGCGCGGCCGGGCCGCACGGGGGGACGACGAAGTTCATGCTCAAGGGGCCGAACACCAACTGGAACGCCAACACCAGCTGGCGCGTCAACCGCGGCCAGACCGGCGCCCAGGGCATCTTCTGCTTCAACTGCCACGATCCGAACTTCACCTACACGCGCTTCAGGGACTCCACGCGGAACCTGCACACGGAGCTCATCCCGATCTTCACCGTGAACGGCGTGACCTACGAGGGGACCGGCAAGCACGCCAACATCAAGTGCCAGACCTGCCACTCGCCCATCCCGCACGGCAGCCCGCGGCGCGCCTTCCTGGCGGCCCTCTACGGCCCCGGCTCCGGCGCGGGAGGGGTGGCGCCGCCCGCAGCCCCGGAGTGGGACGGCCAGCCGACCCCCTACGACGCGGGCTCGACGCTCTACCTGCGCAGCTACCCGCTCCCGAACTCCCTCTGGCAGGGGCTCAACTGCGGCTGCACCGGCGCGCCGGACTACTGGCACAGCCTGGTTCCCTACTCGGGGCCGTGA
- a CDS encoding response regulator encodes MALVVDDDRLIRGCVARALRASGLEAVTASDGLEALALLARSGLVPDLVLTDLEMPGLDGAGLLARLRRIPALAAVPVVLLTASDAPCPGVTARLAKPFTLEELRRVARLAAAPRG; translated from the coding sequence GTGGCGCTCGTGGTCGACGACGATCGGCTCATCCGCGGCTGCGTGGCGCGGGCGCTCCGGGCTTCCGGCCTCGAGGCGGTCACCGCCTCGGACGGGCTCGAGGCGCTCGCGCTCCTGGCGCGCTCCGGCCTCGTGCCCGACCTCGTGCTCACGGATCTCGAGATGCCCGGGCTCGACGGCGCCGGGCTCCTCGCGCGGCTCCGCCGGATCCCGGCGCTGGCGGCGGTGCCGGTCGTGCTCCTCACCGCGTCGGACGCGCCCTGCCCCGGCGTCACGGCCCGGCTCGCGAAGCCGTTCACGCTGGAGGAGCTTCGCCGCGTCGCGCGGCTCGCCGCGGCACCCCGGGGCTGA
- a CDS encoding cupredoxin domain-containing protein, producing MSRFAAILAGAVFALSGCGGSSGTTANSSPTPTPTPTTAAGRVIGISGMAFSPLQLQVTPGETVTVQNHDPMEHTVTSEATSGAFVPGAVGGVSFDVTVPPNASATFTIPANAAVGTKLPYYCRIHTSTMATPNGEIDVVATAASTPTDGGTAPPPPPPTIPGY from the coding sequence ATGTCACGGTTCGCAGCGATCCTCGCAGGCGCGGTCTTCGCACTCTCCGGCTGTGGCGGGAGCTCCGGCACCACCGCCAACTCGAGCCCCACCCCCACGCCGACCCCCACCACCGCCGCCGGGCGCGTCATCGGCATCTCGGGGATGGCGTTCAGCCCGCTCCAGCTGCAGGTCACGCCAGGAGAGACGGTCACCGTCCAGAACCACGACCCGATGGAGCACACCGTCACGAGCGAGGCCACCTCCGGCGCGTTCGTCCCGGGAGCGGTGGGCGGCGTCAGCTTCGACGTGACGGTTCCCCCGAACGCCTCCGCCACCTTCACCATCCCCGCCAACGCGGCGGTCGGCACGAAGCTGCCGTACTACTGCCGGATCCACACCTCCACCATGGCCACGCCGAACGGCGAGATCGACGTGGTGGCGACCGCCGCCTCGACGCCCACCGACGGCGGGACGGCCCCGCCTCCGCCCCCGCCGACCATCCCCGGCTACTAG
- a CDS encoding alanyl-tRNA editing protein, translated as MTERLYLDDPDLLRFRARLLASRQLAGRPAAVLDRTAFYPEGGGQPADRGRLGGVEVVDVREVEGEVLHVLAGELPPGEVDGAVDGARRRDHLQQHHGQHLLSAAFEATAGARTTSFHLGAETCTIDLDAPLDRLGPAELRAAEAHANDLVFRDLPVTAREYAPEELAALPLRKEAVKGSRVVVVGAPGEVLDASPCGGTHPRRTGAVGAIAVLRAVKWGAGARVEFLCGARVVGALAEAGRRLAEAAAPLRCAPAELPAAVARLADEGAARRKELDRLLAALAAAEAERLLAAAAPGPIRAVVSPPAAGAAGYAKAVALALAARGRVALLGAVEDGRAHLAFARPKGDGPHLGELVRRAAAALGGKGGGSPDAAQGSGPEAAGLEAALDEAARGAQA; from the coding sequence ATGACCGAGCGCCTCTACCTCGACGACCCCGACCTGCTCCGCTTCCGGGCCCGCCTCCTCGCCTCGCGCCAGCTCGCGGGCCGCCCCGCGGCGGTGCTCGACCGGACCGCCTTCTACCCGGAGGGCGGCGGCCAGCCGGCGGATCGCGGCCGCCTCGGCGGCGTGGAGGTGGTCGACGTCCGGGAGGTGGAGGGCGAGGTGCTGCACGTGCTCGCCGGCGAGCTTCCGCCCGGCGAGGTGGACGGCGCGGTGGACGGGGCGCGCCGGCGCGATCACCTGCAGCAGCACCACGGGCAGCACCTGCTCTCGGCCGCCTTCGAGGCGACCGCCGGGGCGAGGACCACCTCCTTCCACCTCGGCGCGGAGACCTGCACCATCGACCTCGACGCGCCGCTCGACCGGCTCGGCCCGGCGGAGCTCCGCGCCGCCGAGGCGCACGCCAACGACCTCGTCTTCCGCGACCTCCCGGTGACCGCCCGCGAGTACGCGCCGGAGGAGCTGGCGGCGCTCCCGCTCCGCAAGGAGGCGGTGAAGGGGAGCCGCGTGGTCGTGGTGGGCGCGCCGGGCGAGGTGCTCGACGCCTCGCCCTGCGGCGGCACGCACCCGCGCCGGACCGGCGCGGTCGGCGCCATCGCCGTGCTCCGGGCCGTGAAGTGGGGCGCGGGCGCGCGGGTGGAGTTCCTCTGCGGGGCGCGCGTGGTCGGGGCGCTCGCCGAGGCCGGGCGGCGGCTCGCCGAGGCGGCCGCGCCGCTCCGCTGCGCTCCCGCCGAGCTCCCGGCGGCGGTGGCGCGGCTCGCCGACGAGGGCGCGGCGCGGCGCAAGGAGCTCGACCGGCTGCTCGCGGCGCTCGCCGCCGCCGAGGCGGAGCGGCTCCTGGCCGCGGCGGCGCCGGGGCCGATCCGCGCCGTGGTCTCCCCGCCGGCCGCCGGCGCGGCCGGGTACGCGAAGGCGGTGGCCCTGGCGCTCGCGGCCCGCGGCCGGGTGGCCCTCCTCGGCGCCGTCGAGGACGGGCGCGCCCACCTCGCCTTCGCGCGCCCGAAGGGCGACGGCCCTCACCTCGGCGAGCTGGTCCGGCGCGCCGCCGCGGCGCTCGGCGGGAAGGGAGGCGGCTCGCCCGACGCGGCCCAGGGCAGCGGGCCGGAGGCGGCGGGGCTCGAGGCCGCGCTCGACGAAGCGGCGCGGGGAGCGCAGGCGTAG
- a CDS encoding 1-acyl-sn-glycerol-3-phosphate acyltransferase, which yields MLRVRRAMRAAIRSGWFHFEVEGEEHLVRDGPVVYAMNHAGWFALDAFFLTLAVTEALGPARAPHFAAHDAALAAPVVGPMLAGLGALPASWLRHPERLPKGVTSLGICPEGVRGNCKPFWEAYRMRPWSRGFVRAAAALGARVVPAAVLGGEECLPVAWTVRLLEPVIGSIVGLPLTLVPLPSRWKVIFHPPVPVSAADGEARASAELASRVQRTVQETLDREARPLARLSGAVAAVRGVDAGPGAEPGAGAREHPKVIALPGPGQARRRAPDRSGRRR from the coding sequence GTGCTGCGCGTTCGCCGCGCCATGCGCGCCGCCATCCGGAGCGGCTGGTTCCACTTCGAGGTGGAGGGCGAGGAGCACCTCGTCCGCGACGGACCGGTCGTGTACGCCATGAACCACGCCGGGTGGTTCGCGCTCGACGCCTTCTTCCTGACCCTCGCGGTCACCGAGGCGCTCGGGCCGGCGCGGGCGCCCCACTTCGCCGCCCACGACGCCGCGCTCGCGGCGCCCGTGGTCGGCCCGATGCTCGCCGGGCTCGGGGCGCTGCCGGCGAGCTGGCTGCGGCACCCCGAGCGGCTGCCGAAGGGGGTCACCTCGCTCGGCATCTGCCCCGAGGGCGTCCGCGGCAACTGCAAGCCGTTCTGGGAGGCCTACCGGATGCGCCCCTGGAGCCGCGGCTTCGTCCGCGCGGCGGCGGCGCTCGGCGCGCGCGTGGTGCCGGCGGCGGTGCTGGGCGGGGAGGAGTGCCTCCCGGTGGCCTGGACGGTGCGACTGCTCGAGCCCGTGATCGGCTCGATCGTCGGCCTGCCGCTCACGCTGGTGCCCCTCCCCTCCCGGTGGAAGGTGATCTTCCACCCGCCGGTGCCGGTCTCGGCCGCCGACGGGGAGGCGCGGGCGAGCGCGGAGCTCGCGTCCCGTGTGCAGCGGACCGTGCAGGAGACGCTCGACCGGGAGGCGCGCCCGCTGGCGCGGCTCTCCGGCGCCGTCGCTGCCGTGCGCGGGGTGGACGCGGGGCCGGGCGCGGAGCCGGGCGCAGGCGCGCGGGAGCATCCCAAGGTGATCGCGCTCCCGGGTCCCGGGCAGGCGCGCCGGCGCGCGCCGGACCGCTCCGGCCGCCGGCGTTGA